GGAGTTCGCTGACCGGAAGGACGAGGATCCGGGGGTGACCGCGTGTCGTTCGGCGGGGTTCGTGGTGCGGGTCGAGCAGGGTCAGGTTGCGCCTGCCGATGAGGTGCAGCGGGTGGCGGAGCTGTTTCAGCGTTCCGCTCATGAGGATCTGAAGTCCGCGGGGGTGACTGCGGTGGGCATGGTGCAACGGGTGCAGAGTCGTCGCGGTAGTGAGGAGGTACAGCACTTCGATCGGGTCACCTTGACCCGTGTTGTTCCCGGGCTCATTGCGGCCTGCGAGAATCACCAGGTCACCGTCAAGTCGTAGGGGCCGGGGCTGATCGCTGCGGTCGGACGCTTGTTGCGGCGAGAGACTCGCCTGTGGGTGGAGCCGACCTGGAGCGGTGTGGGCCGGGCACCCTATCGTCGGCCCGGCCCACACCCATGATCTCACCAGCCGGTGGCGATCTGGGTTCTCGCGCTGAGCAGTCCGTTGGTGGTGCCCGGGTAGAGGTATACGGTGCCGGTGGAGTTGTCCCGGGCGATGACGTCGGGTTTGCCGTCACGGTTGAAGTCGGTGAGGCCGAATGAGGTGAAGCTGCCCCAGCCGGTGCCGACCTGGCTGACGTTGTTGGGTGGGAAGTCGTACAGGTTGAGGATGCCGGTGCTGGTCAGTCTGGCGTACATGTCGGGTGTGCTGTCTCCGACGACGTTGGCGATGCCGAACGTGCTGTAGTTGGTGGACCAGCCTGTGTCGAGTTGCACCCGGGTTGCCTGACCGCCCTTCAGATCACCGGGATAGTTCCACATCTCGCCGGTCGCACCAGCGGCGATGATGTCTTGGTAGCCGTCGTGGTTGAAGTCAGCGATCCCGAACGGGGTGAACTGGTCCCCTTCGGCAACATCACCAAGCAGGTCGACACCCGCTACGAGCCGGCTACCACAGCAGAGACCCAGTGCTACCGGTACGACGCGCTACGCCAGCTCACCTCCGCCTGGACCGCCACCGACAACTGCACCCTCGCGCCGAGCGGCAGCAACCGCGGCATGGTCGGCAGCGGCATCAGCCCCGCCAGCGCCTACTGGACCGAGTGGACGGTAGACACCCTCGGTAACCGTCAGAACCAGAAGCAGTACTCGCTCAGCGGTGGCACGGACATCACCACCACCTACGCCTATGACGGCAACAGCAAGGGACAGCCGCACACCCTGACCAGCACGGCAACCAGCGGCGGCCTGACCGGTACCACCTCGTACACGTACGACAAGACCGGCAACATGGCCACCCGCAGCGCGGGTCAGGGCAACCAGACCCTGAGCTGGGACGAGGCTGCCCCTGTCGCTGTGAAAGATCACGTCGTCGACGGTGTCGCCCCGGCTCGCGGCGGCCATGTTCAGTGACGCCTCGACCAGGTCGGCGTCATGGTGAGCGAACATGGCGTAGCCCAGCAGCCGGCGGCTGAACAGGTCGATGACCGTAGCTAGATACAGTTTCCCCTGGTCAGTGACGATCTCGGTCATGTCGCCGCACCAGAGCAAGTCCGGTGCCGGAGCACCGAACTGCCGGCGGACCCGGTCCGGTGCCGCAGGCCGCTTGCCCTGCCGGGTCCGGCTACGGCGCCGTTTCGATGGGCGACCGGCCAGCCCGAGCGCGGCCATCCTGCGGGCGACGGTGTTCTCCCCGACCCGCCAGCCCGCGGCCTGCAAATCGAGGGTGACCTGCGGCGAGCCGTAGGTACCGCCGGAGGCGTCGAAGATCCGACGGATCTCGTCGTCGAGTTCGGCCCGGCGGGTCTGGGCGCCGGTGGGCTGCCGGTCATGCCACATGGATGACGCCTGATCGGATCAACACTCCCTCCTAGGATGATTTAGAGGGTGTGGAGGTGGCATCCTTTCAGGGCAGGCAATGCTTCACTACGCAACGCCTTATGTCAGAATTGCCCGGTTCGTATGTTAATACAACAGAGGTATGAATAGTAATGGATTGATCGCAGGTGTCAATCGCTTGCGCGGCGCGATCCGTCGAATGGCGGTGCTCCGGGGCTGGCTTGCCTCAGGTCACGGGTGTATAACAGTTACTGCCTGCGATCGAGGTGCGGGAGTCCCTGCCCATCGCTCATAATCCAGCAACCCTGAGTAATTGTTGCTGTTCGCTACGTCGCCGGAGATCCCCGTCGAGACGCCTCAGCCAACCTGGCCCCGCTCGTGGTGTGGAGCAGCCGGGCCACGAGGGTGCTCCCAAGTGGCTACTGTGCCGCTTGCCTGATCAACGATCCACGGGGGTAGCTGCTTTGATGCGTCCTGCGCGCCTTCTCATTCGGTTATCCGATACATCTATGAACGCCAGCTGCGGGCGCAAGGGTCGACCAGGCGCGCGGTTCGGCACCGCCGTGGCGACCGCAGTCGTTGTCACTGGGTCGGTGGCCCTGTGGATCAGCGGTGGACCGACGCCGGCTGTGGCTGCTGCTCCCGACTGTGGGAGTGCCGTTGCGACCGAAGCGAAGGCGTTAAGTGCCGCTGCTTCTTGTGGTCAGGCGGTCGTGATTGATGCCTCGCGAACTCCGTACACGCAGGTCGTGGCGCAGCCGGATGGGCACCTCCAGTTTGAATCTGCGGTTGTGCCGCAACGTACTCGGCGAGCTGACGGCGCGTGGGCGGACGTCGACTTAACCCTTCAGCAAGGCGGAGACGGGCTGTTGCGCCCGACAGCGTCCGTGGCCGATGTCGCGTTCTCCGGCGGTGGTGACGCGCCTATGGTGACGTTAATGCGGTCCGGGCAGGAGTTCCAGCTGTCCTGGTCCGGGTCTTTGCCTCACCCGGTGGTGAGCGGTGACACTGCCACCTACCGGGATGTCCTGCCGGAGGTAGACCTGGTTCTCCGCGCCACGCATACCGGTTTCACCCACGTTCTGGTGGTGCGTTCGGCGGACGCGGCTGCCGACTCGGCGTTGCGGGACCTCACCTTACAGGTCGGCGGTGACGCCGAGCTGAGCCGCGTCCAGGACGGTTCGTTGCGGGCCGTATCGGGAACGACGCTGGTGGCAGAAGCGGAGCCGGCAGTGATGTGGGACTCGTCGGCGGCGCCTCCGAGCGCGCAAGGCCAGGCCAGGCAGATGTCGGATGCGAAGGCGGCAGGCGACGGCGCTCGGATGGCGAAGGTCGCGACCCAGATTACTGGGGATGGCGGGCTGCGGCTGGTGCCGGACACAGCCCTACTCGACTCGCCGGGGACAGTCTTCCCTGTCTATATCGACCCGGCCTGGTCGGTAAGTCGGTCGAAGTGGGCCTACGCGACGAGCGATGGCTGCACCAACACCGACTACACGTACGCCCGGGTGGGATACAGCCCGGACGGGCCCTGCGTCGGCTCGCGGTTCCGGTCGTACTTCGAGTTCCCGACGATCAGCGGCTCGGTCTCGCTAAAGGGCAAGCATGTCGAGTCGGCGTATGTGCAGATGAAGTTGTTCCACTCGTGGTCATGCACCGACACGTCGACTCATATGTACCTGACGCCGGTGATCAACGCGACCATGAAGGCGTCGTTCTCGGCGATGAAGCTGAAGACGTGGTTGGACAGCGCGGCCGGGCATGCCAACAAGGGCGCCGGGTGTTCGGACTCACCGCAGGCCGACATGGACATGATCTTCAACGGCTCGGGGGTTACCAGCCAGACCCAGGCGGCAGCGACCGGAGGCTGGCCCACGATGACCGTCGGCTTCTGCGCCTGCAATGGCGATGGGCAGTACGAAACCGCGCAGGACCGTTGGAAGAAGTTCTACCCGGCCAAGGCCAAGCTGGTGGTGGACTACGACTCCATCCCGGGAAAGCCGAACAGACTTCAGGTGGCCGGGGTGTCCTGTCCGACCAGCGGCGCGGTGACGATCGGCACGGTGAATCCGATCTTCTCGGCGGTCTACCCGGATGCCGACTCCGGCCAGACGCTGACCGGCTCGTACGAATGGATCGAAGTCCCCTCAGGCGGCATGAGCACGGTTACCGCCACGTACCCATCACGCAAGACAGGGCCACCGACGGCACCGGCGAGCGCGAACGGACGCGCCACCACGGCTGCGGTCGCCGCGGTGGCTAACCGCAACTACGCGTTCCGGGTCACTGCGGTGGATCCGGCGCCCTACTCGCAATGGAGCGGCTGGTCCGCCTGGTGCCAGTTCTCCATCGACACCACCGTGCCGCCCGCGCCCACCGTCACCTATGGCACGGTGCCAGGCCCGGGACAGCCAATCACCTTCACCCTGTCCTCCACGACCACGGACGTGACCAAGTTCCGGTATAGCTGGACGGGCCCGCCCGGCACACCGCACACGCTGCGTTCCTACGCGGGGGACGGTGCCGGTAGCTTCAGTTCGAGCTTCACCACACCCCCCGGTCTGTGGGACACCGACGGGACGGTGCTGAGCCCGGGCGACCTGTCCGGCGACGGTAAACCCGATGTCATCTACCGCCGATCCGGCGATGCCAGCCTGTACCTGGCGCGCGGGAACGGCACGGGCGGCTTCTTGGCCGATCCGGAACTGCTTGACGCGGGTAACTGGTCCGCTGCCCAGTACCTCTTCTCACCCGGCGACTTCAACGGCGACGGCAAGCCCGACCTCATCTACCGGGATCGGGCCACCCAGAACCTGTTCATGCGACGCGGTACGGCCACGGGTGGCGTGGAGAGCACCTCCGTCCAGATCGGCAGCGCCTGGTCCGCGGCCACCTGGATTTTCTCGCCGGGTGACTTCAACGGTGACGGTAAGCCTGATGTGCTGTACCGCAAGTCCGACGGCAGCCTCGTAATGGTCCGCGGAAACGGCACCGGCGGTTGGATCACGGGGGTCTCGGAGACCATCGGCACCGGCTGGAACGGCGCCGCACTGTTCGGTCTGGGGGACTTCTCCGGGGACGGCAAGGCCGACGTGCTTTCCCGGATCAACGCTACCGGCGAGGTCCGGCTGACCCGGGGCAACGGCACCGGT
Above is a window of Micromonospora rifamycinica DNA encoding:
- a CDS encoding FG-GAP repeat domain-containing protein, producing MQLDTGWSTNYSTFGIANVVGDSTPDMYARLTSTGILNLYDFPPNNVSQVGTGWGSFTSFGLTDFNRDGKPDVIARDNSTGTVYLYPGTTNGLLSARTQIATGW
- a CDS encoding DDE-type integrase/transposase/recombinase; translation: MWHDRQPTGAQTRRAELDDEIRRIFDASGGTYGSPQVTLDLQAAGWRVGENTVARRMAALGLAGRPSKRRRSRTRQGKRPAAPDRVRRQFGAPAPDLLWCGDMTEIVTDQGKLYLATVIDLFSRRLLGYAMFAHHDADLVEASLNMAAASRGDTVDDVIFHSDRGSLVPAQGLVALTRAAGGHVAGLVVRVRGGTGQAAAGCRAGQGVRLSLAVAVIGVGGGDVRATAERVLLLVLTVTEGVYRPLGPVGAGGADAAADHAAVAAARREGAVVGGGPGGGELA
- a CDS encoding LamG-like jellyroll fold domain-containing protein; translated protein: MADVAFSGGGDAPMVTLMRSGQEFQLSWSGSLPHPVVSGDTATYRDVLPEVDLVLRATHTGFTHVLVVRSADAAADSALRDLTLQVGGDAELSRVQDGSLRAVSGTTLVAEAEPAVMWDSSAAPPSAQGQARQMSDAKAAGDGARMAKVATQITGDGGLRLVPDTALLDSPGTVFPVYIDPAWSVSRSKWAYATSDGCTNTDYTYARVGYSPDGPCVGSRFRSYFEFPTISGSVSLKGKHVESAYVQMKLFHSWSCTDTSTHMYLTPVINATMKASFSAMKLKTWLDSAAGHANKGAGCSDSPQADMDMIFNGSGVTSQTQAAATGGWPTMTVGFCACNGDGQYETAQDRWKKFYPAKAKLVVDYDSIPGKPNRLQVAGVSCPTSGAVTIGTVNPIFSAVYPDADSGQTLTGSYEWIEVPSGGMSTVTATYPSRKTGPPTAPASANGRATTAAVAAVANRNYAFRVTAVDPAPYSQWSGWSAWCQFSIDTTVPPAPTVTYGTVPGPGQPITFTLSSTTTDVTKFRYSWTGPPGTPHTLRSYAGDGAGSFSSSFTTPPGLWDTDGTVLSPGDLSGDGKPDVIYRRSGDASLYLARGNGTGGFLADPELLDAGNWSAAQYLFSPGDFNGDGKPDLIYRDRATQNLFMRRGTATGGVESTSVQIGSAWSAATWIFSPGDFNGDGKPDVLYRKSDGSLVMVRGNGTGGWITGVSETIGTGWNGAALFGLGDFSGDGKADVLSRINATGEVRLTRGNGTGGWLDTTGVTKGTIPSGGTIFVPGDFSGDGTKDIVATIPAAPNYGELAATGTTTKTATVTLNTYKYGKNILWTRAIDSTGNLGNTGTVEITVPRRTSAVARWGLESYPGRTQAEALADSQELFGDTDGSGPLTNNTPLSATNVNWPADVHLMSGQSAAFNGASSAASTAGPVISTSDSFSVAAWVRLTAVPTTEMKVATQEGTDAAGFELGIRQEGSPLKPYWSFLMKDSSAQSSTTRRAIATTPITSTDVDRWVHLAGVYDKVAGKLRLYVNGVSVDEEDRAVTPWQAAGRFTVGRGYSGGAPGNWWSGNIADMQVFNRVFVDDDITGQLASDPDSGGVDEPGVLAPTEVGRWDFTVARPCYLQNLIDTCDAVDGTQFDRALALQRGASIDSGHRGNGLYLDGSFFPEENPPPWQTTLEWGRSARNTGSTAPDANGNQFSIWQDTPVLRTDQSFTVSTWAYLDDALRDQTIVSQAGAHQSAFWLKYYPAATRWVFTVAQSDTNPAPQPGISSTHLAEADVWTHLVGVYDASRMQLRIYVNGEPSGALSIAQPPMASSGPLQVGRTLWNDKQTDYWHGGVDDIGLYQGAMTDVDVKQLYESQAVDPA